In one Brienomyrus brachyistius isolate T26 chromosome 12, BBRACH_0.4, whole genome shotgun sequence genomic region, the following are encoded:
- the hacd4 gene encoding very-long-chain (3R)-3-hydroxyacyl-CoA dehydratase 4 yields MRCSIRLAYLILYNLLQFCGHTWIFANLTARFLSFGGDALADTFYSVGVAMSLCQLLSVLELFHIADGIEKGALLPRFVQVTERIFLLFVIATQENIQSKAIVCGLFYLWNILGLLRYPHGLLTLINTPSWNMLWAHHTLWIPVYPLSVLAEGLTVCEALRTFSSQVGHSVSAYVHLPYILQGYLPLLVVGACFTEWRLLRERKQQLEGWSKKMKRK; encoded by the exons atgag GTGCAGTATCAGACTTGCCTATCTTATCCTGTATAATCTGCTTCAGTTTTGCGGTCACACATGGATTTTTGCCAACCTGACGGCCAGATTCTTATCTTTTGGTGGAG ACGCCCTGGCCGATACCTTCTACTCGGTCGGTGTGGCCATGAGCCTCTGTCAGCTGCTGTCGGTGCTGGAGCTCTTCCACATCGCAGACGGGATAGAGAAAGGAGCGCTCCTGCCTCGGTTCGTGCAA GTTACAGAGAGGATTTTCCTGTTGTTTGTGATCGCCACCCAAGAAAACATTCAGAGTAAAGCCATAGTCTGTGGCTTGTTTTACCTGTGGAATATTCTCGGTTTGCTGCG ATATCCCCACGGACTCCTGACCCTCATCAACACTCCATCCTGGAACATGCTGTGGGCCCACCACACCCTCTGGATTCCAGTGTACCCCCTCTCGGTGCTGGCAGAAG GGCTGACTGTTTGTGAAGCACTGAGAACATTCTCGTCCCAAGTGGGGCATTCGGTCTCTGCCTACGTCCATCTCCCCTACATCCTCCAGGGCTACCTGCCCCTGCTTGTCGTCG GGGCCTGTTTCACCGAGTGGCGGTTGCTGAGGGAGCGAaaacagcagctggaaggttggagcaaaaaaatgaaaaggaagTGA